From one Haloferax marinisediminis genomic stretch:
- a CDS encoding DUF7839 domain-containing protein, translated as MSGALEDKRTATRFRILAEIADRQPAVSQGEIAEAVGVTSQAVSEYIRELVDDGLVDKEGRSRYRVTKEGVDWLFQEARALQRFAEHVTDDVLESVNEDAAIVTDDVSAGETVTLSLRDGLLYATPDDTGPAIGVATTDAAAGEDVSVTGFEGVIEMEPGSVRVLQIPPARLGGSSDVDVPTLADACADADIVVASGVEGVVACRRADIDLETWFSPGEVAADAAARGLDAVVVASTDAAGRVTDALRDAGVLFEVTEP; from the coding sequence ATGAGCGGCGCCCTCGAGGACAAGCGAACCGCGACTCGCTTCCGCATCCTCGCCGAGATTGCCGACCGCCAACCGGCCGTGAGTCAAGGTGAGATAGCCGAGGCAGTCGGCGTGACGAGCCAAGCGGTCTCCGAGTACATCCGCGAACTCGTCGACGACGGACTGGTGGACAAAGAAGGGCGGTCTCGCTACCGCGTGACGAAAGAGGGAGTCGATTGGCTCTTTCAGGAGGCCCGCGCACTCCAGCGATTCGCCGAACACGTCACCGACGACGTCCTCGAGAGCGTCAACGAAGATGCCGCCATCGTCACCGACGACGTCTCGGCCGGCGAGACGGTGACGCTCTCACTCCGTGACGGACTCCTGTACGCGACACCGGACGACACCGGCCCGGCCATCGGCGTCGCAACGACCGACGCAGCGGCAGGTGAAGACGTCAGCGTCACTGGCTTCGAAGGCGTCATCGAAATGGAACCGGGGTCAGTTCGCGTCCTGCAAATCCCACCGGCGCGACTGGGCGGGAGTAGCGACGTAGACGTACCGACGCTGGCGGACGCGTGCGCCGACGCCGATATCGTCGTCGCCAGCGGCGTCGAAGGAGTCGTCGCCTGTCGTCGAGCAGATATCGACCTCGAAACGTGGTTCTCACCGGGCGAGGTTGCGGCCGACGCCGCTGCACGCGGATTAGATGCCGTGGTCGTCGCCAGCACTGACGCCGCCGGGCGCGTGACCGACGCACTCCGCGATGCTGGTGTCTTGTTCGAAGTGACCGAACCGTAA
- a CDS encoding YqaA family protein has translation MNPAALVSLVDLALGIYPDFSWLTSLVETATGWFGLVIIFAYSFLIAFALPGVSEIVLFAPLNLGLPDSVKLAVIILVSGAGKSAGSVFAFHIGHETKESGYVEKALDRLPVDVMGWTERKAIQIAQKWGYAGLAAALCVPGFPDTLSIYAFAVLEDDYLKFAAATFVGSAGRLIVTVVGIEAVAAFI, from the coding sequence GTGAACCCTGCTGCGCTCGTGTCGCTCGTTGACCTCGCCCTCGGGATTTACCCCGACTTCTCGTGGCTGACCTCGCTCGTCGAGACAGCGACTGGGTGGTTCGGTCTGGTGATTATCTTCGCCTACTCGTTCCTCATCGCCTTTGCCCTCCCCGGCGTGAGCGAAATCGTCCTCTTTGCACCGCTCAACCTCGGCCTGCCAGACAGCGTGAAGCTAGCGGTCATCATCCTCGTCAGCGGCGCTGGTAAATCCGCAGGGAGCGTCTTCGCGTTCCACATCGGCCACGAGACCAAGGAGTCAGGATACGTCGAGAAGGCGCTCGACCGACTCCCGGTCGACGTGATGGGATGGACCGAACGGAAGGCGATTCAAATCGCCCAGAAATGGGGCTACGCCGGCCTCGCCGCGGCACTCTGTGTCCCGGGCTTTCCCGACACGCTCTCGATTTACGCGTTCGCGGTCCTCGAAGACGACTACCTGAAGTTCGCTGCGGCGACGTTCGTCGGGTCGGCCGGTCGCCTCATCGTGACGGTCGTGGGTATCGAGGCCGTCGCTGCGTTCATCTGA
- the mfnA gene encoding tyrosine decarboxylase MfnA: MQRAAPQSFDRVLSSMCTQPHPVAREAAARFVATNPGDPATYQTVAALEEDALAYLGEMTGLSTPHGYIASGGTEANIQAIRAARNHARDDDPNVVAPESIHFSFQKAADVLGVELRTVPVDVDYRANVDAVREAVDDHTILVAGVAGTTEFGRVDPIPELTTVAHDVGALMHVDAAWGGFVLPFTDHEWSFAHAPIDSMTIDPHKFGQAVVPAGGLLFRDKEILDALAIDTPYLESTSQASLTGTRSGAGVASAAAAMRELWPAGYREAYETQQANAEWFYKELVARGYDAVEPELPLVAAPLPDSEFASLRDLGWRISRTASGELRVVCMPHVSRESLRAFLSDLDDVGSGRPQLY, from the coding sequence ATGCAGCGCGCGGCACCGCAATCGTTCGACCGCGTTCTCTCTTCGATGTGTACCCAACCGCACCCAGTGGCCCGTGAGGCCGCAGCGCGGTTCGTGGCGACGAATCCGGGCGACCCAGCGACGTATCAAACGGTCGCCGCACTCGAAGAAGACGCGCTCGCGTATCTGGGCGAGATGACCGGGCTTTCGACCCCCCATGGCTACATCGCCAGCGGTGGCACGGAGGCGAACATCCAAGCGATTCGCGCCGCGCGAAATCACGCCCGTGACGACGACCCGAACGTCGTCGCACCCGAGAGCATCCACTTCAGTTTCCAAAAGGCCGCCGACGTGCTCGGTGTCGAGTTGCGGACCGTCCCCGTCGATGTCGACTACCGGGCGAACGTCGATGCCGTCCGCGAGGCGGTCGACGACCACACGATTCTCGTCGCCGGTGTCGCCGGCACCACCGAGTTCGGTCGGGTCGACCCCATCCCCGAACTGACTACCGTCGCCCACGACGTTGGCGCACTGATGCACGTCGATGCCGCGTGGGGTGGGTTCGTCCTCCCGTTCACCGACCACGAGTGGTCGTTCGCCCACGCACCCATCGACTCGATGACCATCGACCCGCACAAGTTCGGACAGGCTGTCGTCCCCGCGGGTGGCCTCCTCTTCCGCGACAAAGAGATTCTGGACGCACTCGCCATCGATACACCCTACCTCGAATCCACCTCACAGGCGAGTCTCACCGGCACCCGGAGCGGTGCAGGTGTCGCCTCCGCCGCCGCCGCGATGCGCGAACTGTGGCCTGCTGGCTACCGCGAGGCGTACGAGACACAGCAAGCGAACGCCGAGTGGTTCTACAAGGAACTCGTCGCGCGTGGGTACGACGCCGTCGAACCCGAACTTCCCCTCGTCGCTGCACCGCTTCCCGACTCGGAGTTCGCGTCGCTTCGTGACCTCGGATGGCGCATCTCGCGGACCGCCAGCGGCGAACTTCGCGTGGTGTGTATGCCCCACGTCTCCCGTGAATCGCTTCGGGCGTTCCTCTCAGACCTCGACGACGTCGGCAGCGGCCGCCCCCAACTGTACTGA
- a CDS encoding LiaF transmembrane domain-containing protein yields the protein MAYRRISNQVVVGGAIVLVGLVLLANSTGLYDTSGLFRYIPSLFILVGIYALVASGFRNVGGPLVLIAIAGAWQAVALDLVTGSQVLSLWPILLVILGLSVVLGRVRSSVEPVTGERVDLVAIFGGRNARVTTSRFTGGAITALFGSVEVDLREVPELEETARINVTALFGGAELTVPRDWNVQLDVIPIFGAAEDERPRRELEHEAVDLVVSGFCGFGGVSIKD from the coding sequence ATGGCATACAGACGCATCTCTAACCAGGTGGTCGTCGGGGGCGCCATCGTTCTCGTCGGCCTCGTACTGCTCGCAAACAGCACCGGCCTCTACGACACGAGCGGCCTGTTCCGGTACATTCCGTCGCTGTTCATCCTCGTCGGCATCTACGCGCTCGTCGCCAGCGGGTTCCGAAACGTCGGTGGCCCACTCGTCCTCATCGCCATCGCGGGTGCGTGGCAAGCCGTCGCCCTCGACCTCGTAACAGGGTCGCAGGTGTTGTCTCTGTGGCCGATACTCCTCGTCATCCTCGGCCTCTCTGTCGTCCTCGGGCGCGTCCGGTCGTCCGTCGAACCGGTCACCGGTGAACGCGTGGACCTCGTCGCCATCTTCGGCGGTCGGAACGCGCGTGTGACGACCAGTCGGTTCACCGGCGGTGCGATTACTGCGCTGTTCGGGTCTGTCGAAGTGGACCTCCGTGAGGTTCCCGAACTCGAAGAGACCGCCCGAATCAACGTCACGGCGCTGTTCGGTGGTGCAGAACTCACCGTCCCACGCGACTGGAACGTCCAACTCGACGTGATTCCAATCTTCGGCGCGGCCGAAGACGAACGCCCGCGGCGCGAACTCGAACACGAAGCCGTTGACCTCGTCGTTAGTGGATTCTGCGGGTTTGGCGGCGTCTCGATAAAGGACTGA
- a CDS encoding CPBP family intramembrane glutamic endopeptidase, with protein sequence MSSLRTQIRAHRFVVFLVLTYVLTWVWWIPATLLVRGGDPPAFVSLLVLVGGFGPFLAAIVLATATGDIRSWSRQLVSVRASPAIWAAAVAVPVVLFGATLALTVVTGWSFDSAALGPAGVLGALLLSTLIRGGLEEPGWRGYGLPVLQRRLGAFRASLVIGVVWAAWHIPLFAMPGSSQSGTSFVFYLLAVLAISVITTWLYNESGGRVLVPIAFHTTWNAISVYLSAGVTGNGILPSEASLALAAWLLAGILVYRYGTQRLSSKPLPTGGLSFDGVQSTSEVDSTGGVTSTNY encoded by the coding sequence ATGTCCTCGCTTCGCACGCAGATACGAGCGCACCGATTCGTCGTGTTCCTCGTCCTGACGTACGTCCTCACGTGGGTGTGGTGGATTCCCGCGACGCTGCTCGTCAGGGGTGGTGACCCGCCAGCATTCGTCTCACTACTCGTCCTCGTGGGCGGGTTCGGTCCATTCCTCGCGGCGATTGTCCTCGCAACCGCGACTGGTGATATTCGGTCGTGGAGTCGGCAGTTGGTGAGCGTTCGAGCCTCACCGGCCATCTGGGCCGCCGCCGTCGCCGTTCCAGTCGTCCTCTTCGGTGCGACGCTCGCCCTCACCGTGGTCACTGGATGGTCGTTCGACAGTGCGGCCCTCGGACCGGCGGGGGTGCTCGGTGCGCTTCTGCTCTCGACGCTCATCCGCGGCGGCCTCGAAGAACCCGGTTGGAGGGGCTATGGGCTTCCCGTCCTCCAGCGACGACTCGGTGCGTTCCGTGCTTCGCTCGTCATCGGTGTCGTCTGGGCGGCGTGGCACATTCCACTGTTCGCCATGCCCGGGAGTTCACAATCCGGCACGTCGTTCGTGTTCTACCTGCTCGCGGTCCTCGCAATCAGCGTCATCACGACGTGGTTGTACAACGAGTCCGGTGGTCGTGTGCTCGTTCCCATCGCGTTCCACACGACTTGGAACGCCATCTCGGTCTACCTGTCGGCAGGCGTCACCGGTAACGGTATTCTCCCTTCCGAGGCCAGTCTCGCTCTCGCTGCGTGGCTACTGGCAGGGATACTCGTCTACCGCTACGGTACACAGCGACTCTCGTCTAAACCGTTGCCGACTGGTGGGCTCTCGTTCGACGGTGTCCAGTCCACCTCGGAAGTCGATTCAACTGGCGGCGTCACGTCCACGAACTATTAG
- a CDS encoding metallophosphoesterase, with the protein MLSVAVRDRAVFLPAADALVVADLHVGRADASDVDFPLGERTDLADRLTALVAEFDPHEVVFAGDLLHRFDRVSERSVSALETLAETCTDAGATPVFVAGNHDTMLAESWSGDVHDEYRLADETLVSHGHCEPDGESHLYVVGHDHPMLTIEGRTRPCVLYGPGAYRGSDVLMLPSFTRLAAGVEINRMRGSDFQSPLVRDASVFRPFVRDDDAGETLTFPPLGKLRRLL; encoded by the coding sequence GTGCTCAGTGTCGCCGTCCGTGACCGTGCCGTGTTCCTCCCGGCTGCAGACGCACTCGTCGTCGCCGACCTGCACGTCGGCCGCGCGGACGCGTCGGACGTGGATTTCCCTCTCGGAGAACGGACCGACCTCGCCGACCGACTGACGGCACTCGTCGCCGAGTTCGACCCGCATGAGGTCGTCTTCGCAGGCGACCTCCTCCACCGATTCGACCGCGTCTCAGAGCGGAGCGTGTCGGCCCTCGAAACCCTCGCTGAGACCTGCACCGACGCCGGTGCGACTCCTGTGTTCGTCGCCGGAAACCACGACACCATGTTGGCCGAGTCGTGGTCGGGCGACGTCCACGACGAGTACCGACTCGCAGACGAGACACTCGTCTCGCATGGCCACTGCGAACCCGATGGCGAGAGTCACCTCTACGTCGTCGGCCACGACCATCCGATGCTCACTATCGAGGGGCGGACGCGTCCCTGTGTTCTCTACGGCCCTGGTGCGTACCGCGGGTCGGACGTGCTGATGCTTCCGTCGTTCACCCGTCTCGCCGCAGGTGTCGAAATCAACCGAATGCGTGGGTCAGACTTTCAGTCGCCACTCGTCCGCGACGCGAGCGTCTTTCGCCCGTTCGTCCGCGACGACGACGCAGGCGAGACACTCACGTTCCCGCCGTTGGGGAAACTTCGTCGCCTCCTCTGA
- a CDS encoding J domain-containing protein, with product MLPEWVFLLPSWLVVGLVVGAIASVVVAGVFVVGGRLFPDQPVSRGPRVDGVGRRRLEIRDYLTAIGERFVEDWTIRDETVAFYLPERHVAITFDAQAFFRLERAGVYAVLCEHEMPGRQLGRRLPFEVADIEPELADVDDPITEAFDRLGLSANASPDAVRDAYRSQVKDVHPDHGGDQERFRRLREAYTMAREHAED from the coding sequence GTGCTTCCGGAGTGGGTATTTCTGCTCCCATCGTGGCTCGTGGTGGGCCTCGTCGTGGGCGCAATCGCCTCCGTCGTCGTCGCCGGAGTGTTCGTCGTCGGTGGCCGCCTCTTTCCCGACCAACCGGTCTCTCGCGGTCCGCGAGTAGACGGTGTGGGTCGCCGCCGCCTCGAAATCCGAGACTACCTGACCGCTATCGGCGAGCGATTCGTTGAAGACTGGACGATTCGCGACGAGACGGTGGCGTTCTACCTCCCGGAGCGACACGTCGCGATTACGTTCGACGCGCAGGCCTTCTTCCGCCTCGAACGGGCGGGGGTGTACGCCGTGTTGTGTGAACACGAGATGCCGGGCAGGCAACTCGGTCGTCGACTCCCGTTCGAAGTCGCCGACATCGAACCCGAACTGGCAGACGTAGACGACCCTATCACGGAGGCCTTCGACAGATTAGGACTCTCGGCCAACGCCTCTCCCGACGCCGTCCGCGATGCCTACCGCTCGCAAGTCAAAGACGTCCATCCAGACCATGGCGGCGACCAAGAGCGGTTCCGCAGGCTCCGCGAGGCGTACACGATGGCACGAGAACACGCCGAGGATTAG
- a CDS encoding NAD(P)/FAD-dependent oxidoreductase codes for MDDSHIVVVGAGLAGLVAARHLAADGADVTVIERRDEVGGRVRTRTKDGFTLDRGFQVLFTGYPAVRRELDLDALDLRRFTAGATICRPSRRSVLSDPLRDIGSLFDSLRNPEVTTSDKLRTLALRQDVSTRDEAEIFASPDQSIRSYLRDWGFSEDYIDHFVAPFYGGITLDRSLSSSKRVFEYTFKMLSDGSTAVPADGMQAIPEQLADSARDEGATIRLGERIESLQSDSDGAIVTTSTESVEADAVVVATDPKEARRLTGVESIPTDAYGCATQYYTLPKGSGLNEGKRIMLNAANPDPNTVAPLSTVAPEYAPAGKELLSATFLGAAAQDESEEDLFEKTLRALEAWYPERYFTDLELLHTDYISFAQFAQPPGVHDSLPGHRDASGRTYLAGDYTAWSSIQGAMRSGREAADAVRADLSN; via the coding sequence ATGGACGATAGCCACATCGTTGTCGTCGGTGCGGGTCTCGCCGGTCTCGTCGCCGCACGACACCTCGCCGCCGATGGGGCCGACGTGACCGTCATCGAACGACGGGACGAGGTCGGCGGCCGCGTGCGAACCAGAACGAAAGACGGCTTCACGCTCGACCGTGGGTTCCAGGTCCTCTTCACGGGCTACCCCGCAGTTCGGCGCGAACTCGACCTCGACGCCCTCGACCTCCGCAGATTCACGGCCGGGGCGACCATCTGTCGGCCGAGTCGCCGTTCGGTCCTCTCAGATCCCCTCCGCGACATCGGGAGTCTGTTCGACTCGCTCCGAAATCCCGAGGTCACGACGAGCGACAAACTTCGGACGCTCGCGCTCAGACAGGACGTGAGCACCCGCGACGAAGCCGAGATATTCGCCTCGCCCGACCAGAGCATCCGGTCGTACCTCCGCGACTGGGGATTCTCCGAGGACTACATCGACCACTTCGTCGCCCCGTTCTACGGCGGCATCACGCTCGACCGGTCGCTGTCGTCGTCGAAGCGCGTCTTCGAGTACACCTTCAAGATGCTCTCAGACGGGAGTACCGCAGTCCCTGCGGACGGGATGCAAGCGATTCCCGAGCAACTCGCCGACAGCGCCCGCGACGAAGGCGCGACGATTCGTCTCGGCGAACGAATCGAGTCGCTGCAGAGCGATTCCGACGGCGCGATCGTCACCACGAGTACCGAATCGGTCGAAGCCGACGCCGTCGTCGTCGCGACCGACCCGAAAGAAGCACGGCGCCTGACCGGCGTCGAGTCGATTCCGACCGACGCGTACGGGTGCGCCACCCAATACTACACGCTCCCCAAGGGAAGCGGCCTGAACGAAGGCAAGCGTATCATGCTCAACGCCGCCAATCCGGACCCGAACACGGTCGCTCCACTCTCGACTGTCGCGCCTGAATACGCACCTGCGGGCAAAGAACTCCTGAGCGCGACGTTCCTCGGAGCGGCCGCACAGGACGAATCGGAAGAAGACCTCTTCGAGAAGACGCTCCGGGCGCTCGAAGCGTGGTACCCAGAGCGCTACTTCACCGACCTCGAACTGCTACACACCGACTACATCTCCTTCGCGCAGTTCGCGCAACCGCCGGGTGTTCACGACTCGCTTCCGGGGCACCGTGACGCCTCCGGACGGACCTACCTCGCAGGCGACTACACCGCGTGGTCGTCGATTCAAGGAGCCATGCGAAGCGGTCGTGAAGCCGCTGACGCGGTTCGAGCGGACCTCTCGAACTGA
- the ppsA gene encoding phosphoenolpyruvate synthase — MAVVWLDDVRADDLELVGGKGASLGELTGAGLPVPPGFVVTAGTYRAFIEDAGIDDELFSAVEVDHEDSAALKEAHETAHEIIMGTPMPESVREEILDAYRSIGDGDAFVAVRSSATAEDLPDASFAGQQETFLNVTEEELLESVKACWASLFSERAIYYRNRKGFPHDKVDIAVVVQQMVDSEKSGVMFTRHPSTGEKKVIIEAAWGLGEAVVSGTVSPDNYVVSRETGEVETATIADKKTMCVRDEETGQTVDREVPSDKRHDRVLVDGEVDRLLELGELVEDHYGTPQDVEWAVYEGEVYMLQSRPITTISEGDDSDSASSDDKAKNTGDDVIMRGLGASPGIASGRARIVTKLDHLDQVAEGDIIVTEMTMPDMVPAMKRAAGIVTDEGGMTSHAAIVSRELGVPAVVGTSDATSTLTDGDIITIDGDKGTIREGEEPEEKQRQPVEEARPKTPVKPMTATEVKVNVSIPEAAERAAATGADGVGLLRIEHMVLTLGKTPERFIEQNGERAYVDEIVSGVREVAEEFYPRPVRVRTLDAPTDEFRQLEGGENEPREHNPMLGYRGIRRGLDNPNIFRLELRAFRRLYDMGYDNIEIMFPLVNDAEDVLRAKEHMVEAGIDPDKREWGVMIETPAAALCIRDLANAGIDFASFGTNDLTQYTLAVDRNNEHVANIYDELHPAVLKLIGDTIEACREVGVKTSICGQAGSKPKMVQFLVDKGVSSISANIDAVRDVQHEVKRVEQRLILDSVR, encoded by the coding sequence ATGGCTGTAGTCTGGCTGGACGACGTACGGGCCGACGACCTCGAACTGGTCGGCGGCAAAGGCGCGTCGCTGGGCGAACTCACTGGTGCAGGGCTTCCTGTCCCACCGGGGTTCGTCGTGACGGCGGGCACGTACCGAGCCTTCATCGAGGATGCGGGAATCGACGACGAACTCTTTTCTGCGGTGGAAGTCGACCACGAGGACTCGGCGGCGCTGAAAGAGGCGCACGAGACGGCCCACGAGATTATCATGGGTACGCCGATGCCAGAGAGCGTCCGAGAAGAGATTCTCGACGCCTACCGGAGCATCGGAGATGGTGACGCCTTCGTCGCAGTTCGCTCGTCTGCAACTGCCGAAGACCTCCCAGATGCCTCGTTCGCAGGCCAACAAGAGACGTTCCTCAACGTCACCGAAGAGGAACTCCTCGAGAGCGTCAAGGCGTGCTGGGCCTCCCTGTTCTCCGAGCGGGCAATCTACTACCGCAACCGGAAGGGCTTCCCACACGACAAAGTCGACATCGCAGTGGTCGTCCAACAGATGGTCGACTCCGAGAAGTCGGGCGTGATGTTCACACGTCACCCCTCGACGGGCGAGAAGAAGGTCATCATCGAGGCCGCATGGGGTCTCGGTGAGGCAGTCGTCTCAGGCACCGTCTCCCCCGACAACTACGTCGTGAGCCGCGAGACCGGTGAGGTCGAGACGGCGACCATCGCCGACAAGAAGACGATGTGCGTCCGCGACGAAGAGACGGGACAGACCGTCGACCGCGAGGTGCCGAGCGACAAGCGCCACGACCGCGTGCTCGTCGACGGCGAGGTCGACCGACTGCTCGAACTCGGCGAACTGGTCGAAGACCACTACGGAACGCCGCAGGACGTCGAATGGGCGGTCTACGAGGGCGAAGTGTACATGCTCCAGTCCCGCCCAATCACGACCATCTCCGAGGGCGACGACAGCGACTCCGCGAGCAGTGATGACAAAGCCAAGAACACCGGCGACGACGTCATCATGCGTGGTCTCGGGGCGAGCCCCGGCATCGCATCCGGTCGCGCTCGCATCGTGACGAAGCTCGACCACCTCGACCAGGTCGCCGAAGGTGACATCATCGTCACCGAGATGACGATGCCCGACATGGTGCCCGCGATGAAGCGCGCCGCCGGCATCGTCACCGACGAGGGCGGAATGACCTCGCACGCGGCAATCGTCTCGCGCGAACTCGGCGTCCCCGCAGTCGTCGGCACGAGCGACGCCACCTCGACGCTCACCGACGGCGACATCATCACCATCGACGGCGACAAGGGAACCATCCGCGAAGGTGAAGAACCCGAAGAGAAACAGCGCCAACCCGTCGAAGAAGCACGACCCAAGACGCCCGTCAAACCCATGACGGCGACGGAAGTCAAGGTCAACGTCTCTATTCCCGAGGCGGCCGAACGCGCCGCCGCGACGGGTGCCGACGGTGTCGGCCTCCTCCGTATCGAGCACATGGTGCTGACGCTCGGCAAGACGCCCGAGCGCTTCATCGAGCAGAACGGCGAGCGTGCCTACGTCGACGAAATCGTCTCCGGTGTGCGCGAAGTCGCAGAGGAGTTCTACCCGCGACCAGTTCGCGTCCGCACCCTCGACGCACCAACCGACGAGTTCCGCCAACTCGAAGGCGGCGAGAACGAACCACGCGAACACAACCCGATGCTCGGCTACCGCGGCATCCGCCGTGGCCTCGACAACCCGAACATCTTCCGCCTCGAACTCCGGGCGTTCCGCCGTCTGTACGACATGGGGTACGACAACATCGAAATCATGTTCCCCCTCGTCAACGACGCCGAGGACGTCCTTCGCGCGAAAGAGCACATGGTGGAAGCAGGTATCGACCCCGACAAGCGCGAGTGGGGCGTCATGATCGAGACGCCGGCCGCCGCGCTGTGCATCCGTGACCTCGCAAACGCCGGCATCGACTTCGCCTCCTTCGGGACGAACGACCTGACGCAGTACACGCTCGCCGTGGACCGCAACAACGAGCACGTCGCCAACATCTACGACGAACTCCACCCGGCCGTGCTCAAACTCATCGGCGACACCATCGAAGCGTGCCGTGAGGTCGGTGTGAAGACGAGCATCTGTGGACAGGCCGGATCCAAGCCGAAGATGGTCCAGTTCCTCGTCGACAAAGGTGTGAGTTCTATCTCCGCCAACATCGACGCCGTCCGCGACGTCCAACACGAAGTCAAGCGGGTCGAACAGCGACTCATCCTCGACTCGGTTCGCTGA
- a CDS encoding DUF5694 domain-containing protein: protein MSRQQSSDSPPEGWPRCESGAVEVMLLGTYHMDNPGLDVAQIDVDDVLHPERQAQLRTTVDALEGWCPDRVAVERPYDRADEVNALYDEYRSGERSYDTEQEIEPPHPRRDDLTTECRSEVVQLGFRLADRLAHDRVYPIDYPMDLGNDAYAALAERGFEPTDKVPFEHVDVGELERELTEQIATKTIPAFLVWQNREQNLGTDATAFFGETLRWGQGDNFGGPEMVATWYDRNLRMVHNLWRAVESGDDRILAVVGASHVHVLRELLSNAPMFCPVSALPCLEDAV from the coding sequence ATGAGTAGGCAACAGTCGTCTGACAGCCCTCCCGAAGGGTGGCCTCGATGTGAGTCTGGCGCAGTCGAGGTGATGCTCCTCGGGACGTACCACATGGACAACCCGGGATTGGACGTCGCCCAAATCGACGTTGACGACGTGCTCCACCCCGAGCGACAGGCCCAGTTACGAACCACAGTCGATGCGTTGGAAGGGTGGTGCCCCGACCGGGTTGCCGTCGAACGCCCGTACGACCGGGCAGACGAGGTGAACGCGCTCTACGACGAGTATCGGTCGGGAGAGCGGTCGTACGACACCGAACAGGAAATCGAACCACCGCACCCACGCAGAGACGACCTGACGACCGAGTGCCGAAGCGAAGTCGTCCAGCTCGGGTTCCGGCTGGCCGACCGACTGGCCCACGACCGAGTCTACCCAATCGACTATCCGATGGACCTCGGGAACGACGCGTACGCGGCGCTCGCAGAGCGCGGGTTCGAACCGACCGACAAGGTGCCGTTCGAGCACGTCGACGTAGGTGAACTCGAACGAGAGCTCACGGAACAAATCGCGACGAAGACGATTCCTGCGTTCCTTGTCTGGCAGAATCGAGAACAGAACCTCGGGACAGATGCAACCGCGTTCTTCGGCGAGACCCTTCGTTGGGGACAGGGAGACAACTTCGGTGGACCGGAGATGGTCGCGACGTGGTACGACCGAAATCTGCGGATGGTGCACAACCTGTGGCGAGCAGTCGAGTCGGGCGACGACCGAATACTCGCCGTGGTCGGCGCGAGCCACGTCCACGTGTTGCGAGAGCTACTCTCGAACGCACCGATGTTCTGCCCGGTCAGTGCACTGCCGTGCCTCGAAGACGCGGTGTAG
- a CDS encoding CPBP family intramembrane glutamic endopeptidase, with protein MSTAVDTSSTPQTDVIARIRAIIVALAIVAAAILLGVVLTIVAFVPLLALDVSIDITGSSFLVVSLIPSQLAFAVVGVLIIVTLLDGFSIRVPTRTDIKWVAIGLAASFAAVGLLVAASTFVDLSPVQSVVGEAASVDPTILVVLALLSIFVIAPAEELLFRGAVQGRLRKTFGPVGAIALASAIFASLHAFNFVGGGLVVLVPLAALFLVGAVFGYIYERTQNLAVPIAVHALYNTTLFLSSFVLG; from the coding sequence ATGTCCACCGCAGTCGATACATCCTCCACTCCACAGACAGACGTTATCGCCCGTATTCGTGCGATAATCGTCGCGCTCGCCATCGTCGCCGCCGCCATCCTCCTCGGCGTCGTCCTCACCATCGTCGCGTTCGTTCCGCTACTCGCCCTCGACGTCTCCATCGACATCACCGGGTCGTCGTTCCTCGTCGTCTCGCTGATTCCGTCGCAACTCGCCTTCGCAGTCGTCGGTGTGCTCATCATCGTCACACTTCTCGACGGATTTTCCATTCGCGTCCCGACGCGAACGGATATCAAGTGGGTCGCAATCGGCCTCGCCGCGAGTTTCGCTGCCGTCGGACTGCTCGTCGCAGCCTCGACGTTCGTCGACCTCAGTCCGGTGCAGTCGGTCGTCGGCGAAGCGGCCAGCGTCGACCCGACGATTCTCGTCGTGCTCGCACTCTTGTCCATCTTCGTCATCGCCCCCGCCGAAGAACTGCTCTTCCGGGGCGCAGTTCAGGGCCGTTTGCGGAAGACGTTCGGCCCCGTCGGTGCCATCGCGCTCGCGAGCGCCATCTTCGCGTCGCTCCACGCGTTCAACTTCGTCGGCGGCGGACTGGTCGTTCTCGTCCCGCTTGCGGCACTCTTCCTCGTCGGTGCCGTGTTCGGGTACATCTACGAGCGAACGCAGAACCTCGCCGTTCCAATCGCCGTGCACGCCCTCTACAACACGACGCTGTTTCTCTCGTCGTTCGTCCTCGGGTGA